TTTGATAAACTCAAACAATATTTTCCCCCCAGTTAGAACTTCTCTTCAAAAGGCTCCCTGTTACAAAACTATGGTTTTGAGGGCATCCCTTGTTTCCAAATTCATTATATATAAATTTAAATCAAAATACAAACAGAGGGGATAATCTTACAGAAAAACTTTGCCTTTTTAAAACAAAAGGTAGTTCACATAAAATGAACTACCCATCATAATTTTCCAACATACGATGTACTTCTTCTATATCGCCAAAAACAACTCCCTCTTCAAACTTTTTTTTCTCATTTTCATTCAATATGGAAATGGGTGTAGAGGTAATATGGTCCAATACTTCTTTTCCTTCCTTATCAAAATTAAATACAGCGATGTATTGCTGTTGATTTTTTTCGGCCATACCTATTTTGTAAAACCTGGGGGAGTAGCTATCAATCTTTGTATGCAATATAACTTCTTCTTCATCAAATTTGGTTATCTCCCATTGCTTATAAAGTTGTTCAAATTCATTCTTATTTAATCCTATCATGCTCTCTTCCGGTGTTTTGGTTTCATCGTCTATTTCATTACTTTTGATGTATTCTCTTTTAAAGGTTAATATAGTATTCTCTTTTATTACCGTTTCCTTGGATGGTAAATCCTTTAAAACTGCATTAGAGGGGTCTTCACCTTCTAAAACAGAATTTTCATGAGGATTTTCCTGAAGTTTCATCTGATCATATTCATGTTTTTCCCCTAGCATTTCAGTAAGAAAATAGCCAAAGGTGAATCCCAAAATAGCTAAAACTGCAAATGCTATGATCATGTTCTTATTATATAATAACTTTTTAAGGTCGGATAATCCTTTTGTAAACATTTATATCCCTCCATTTTAATCTATTTAAGGATATTTTATCCAAACTTTAAAAAGTTTATACTCTTGCCAAAAAACCAAGGAGAATATGGGCCCACAGGTGCAGGATAAACTCTCTTATGATATTAAAAAATGACACTAAATTTTACTCATCCTTCGGTAAATTTAGTGTCATTTTAAATATTTTTTTATTCCATATCCTCTGGCATACTCCAGTTATGATACACTTCTTGAATATCGTCGTGATCGTCAAACATATCCAACATCTTTTGCATTTTTTTAATATCTTCTGGGGTAAGGGATGTTTCAGTAGTTGGGATCATTGCCACTTCAGCGGATATAAAGGACAAATCTTCTTTTTCTAGGGCTTCACGCACTGTCCCAAATTCATTAGGATCTGTGACGATTTCATAACCTTCTTCCTCAACAACAAAATCCTCTGCCCCTGCATCTAGCGCTAGCATCATTAATTCATCTTCATCTATATCATGACTTCTTTCAATCATTAATTGTCCTTTTCTATCAAATAAGAAGGATACACAGCCACTTGTTCCTAAGTTGCCACCATTTTTATCAAAAATATGTCGAATGTCTCCTGCGGTTCTATTTTTATTATCCGTTAAAGCCTCTACAATTACAGCTACGCCACCAGGACCATAACCCTCATATACAATTTCTTCATAGTGACTTCCATCGAGTTCTCCTGCACCTCTTTTGATAGCTCTTTCTATATTATCATTGGGCATATTTTGCACTTTTGCTTTTGCAATAATGTCTCTTAGTTTTGCATTATGTTCAGGATCACTACCGCCTTCTTTAGCGGCTACTGCAAGGGCTTTCCCAAACTTCGTGAAAATTTTCCCTCTTACAGCATCCTGTTTTCCTTTTTTATGTTTAATATTCGCCCACTTTGAATGTCCTGCCATTACTCATTTCCCCCTCATTATTTCTACTATTGATGATACAAACATAAATATTTTAGCACAATCATCTTTTTTCTGCAATCTTTGGCTAGTACATAAAGTAATGTTATAAATTAATCAAACTTGGGAGGGACAGGTGGAACCTTTCTTTTATGCTCTGTTGCATTATGCAATCTCATAATAATTTCTTGGTCTCTTTTCGGTATAGCTTTCCCTTCGAGAAAATCATCTACCTTATTATAGGTAGTACCTATTTCTTCTTCATCTGTTTGTCCTTCCCACAGTCCAGCGGATGGAGCCTTTTCCACAATTGCCTTGGGTACACCCAATTCTAAAGCCCACTGGCCTACTTCCCTTTTAGATAGGTTAGCTATAGGGGATATATCTACACCGCCATCTCCGTACTTTGTAAAGTAACCTATATAGGTTTCAGCAGCATTATCCGTGCCCACCACAAGATAATTATTAGCATTTGCAATAGAATAAATAGTACTCATACGCAACCTAGCTCTGAGATTAGCATCAGATAATCTCAGATTTCCATTTTCAGGGTATAAGCCCTTTGTCTTTAATTCTGAGATGACTTGATGCATAATGTTGTTGTGTACCTCTGTCAGATTCACCTCCACATGGTCCATATTACAAGATTTTACTACCTTCAGCGCATCTTCTCTATCCAATGGACTGCTTTTGCAGGGTAAAATTACTCCTAAGGAATGATTGGGAAAGGCCTTCTTAGCCAAAAATGCCACTAAGGCAGAGTCAATTCCACCACTTATTCCTACCACCAAACCTTGTGTGTTGGATTGTCTTACCTGTTCCCTTAGCCAATCAACTATTTTTTCGGCCTTAGATAATATTTCTCTATTCATAATTCCCACCTCTTTTTATCTTTATCCTTTTATTATACTTTATATAAAGAATTATTTCTAGCAATGCAAATACCCCTATACAGATATTCTCTGTATAGGGGTATTCTTTTTATTCCTCTCTAAATAAAGATGTACTTAAATATCTTTCTCCAGTATCTGGTGCTATCACTACTACTCTTTTCCCTTTGCCTAATTCTTTCGCCACTTGGATAGCTGCATAGACGGCTGCACCTGAAGAAATACCTACTAATATCCCTTCCTGTTTTGCCAATAATCTAGCGGTTTCCATAGCATTTTCATCTTTAACTTTTATAATATCATCATAAATATTTGTGTCTAAAACTTCTGGAACAAATCCTGCACCAATTCCTTGGATCTTATGAGGACTAGGTAATTCACCTGATAAGACCGCTGAGCTTTGTGGCT
The window above is part of the Irregularibacter muris genome. Proteins encoded here:
- a CDS encoding YebC/PmpR family DNA-binding transcriptional regulator, which gives rise to MAGHSKWANIKHKKGKQDAVRGKIFTKFGKALAVAAKEGGSDPEHNAKLRDIIAKAKVQNMPNDNIERAIKRGAGELDGSHYEEIVYEGYGPGGVAVIVEALTDNKNRTAGDIRHIFDKNGGNLGTSGCVSFLFDRKGQLMIERSHDIDEDELMMLALDAGAEDFVVEEEGYEIVTDPNEFGTVREALEKEDLSFISAEVAMIPTTETSLTPEDIKKMQKMLDMFDDHDDIQEVYHNWSMPEDME
- the nadE gene encoding NAD(+) synthase → MNREILSKAEKIVDWLREQVRQSNTQGLVVGISGGIDSALVAFLAKKAFPNHSLGVILPCKSSPLDREDALKVVKSCNMDHVEVNLTEVHNNIMHQVISELKTKGLYPENGNLRLSDANLRARLRMSTIYSIANANNYLVVGTDNAAETYIGYFTKYGDGGVDISPIANLSKREVGQWALELGVPKAIVEKAPSAGLWEGQTDEEEIGTTYNKVDDFLEGKAIPKRDQEIIMRLHNATEHKRKVPPVPPKFD